Genomic window (Pseudomonas xantholysinigenes):
CAGCGGTGCGCTGAACACCACGGTGTCGAATTCACGGACCATCTGGCCCGGGCCGAAAGAGCCCAGGTCGCCGCCCTGACGGCTGGACGGGCAGGTGGAGTTGGCTTTGGCGACTTCGGCGAAGTCGGCACCGGCTTCAATTTGAGCCTTGAGTTCGTTGCACTTGTCTTCGCTGCTGACCAGGATGTGACGGGCGGTGGCACGGGCCATGGGTAATGCTCCTTGAAAGTGAAGCCGCAAGCCTAGCGCAAAGCCACTCGCCCGTCATGCCCGGTAAGCGCGCGCCGGGTCGTGGCGACCCAGGCAGCAGCGCTCCAACGTCAACCGACCGTGCGTTCAGCGCAGGGCCTCGACAGCCTGGCGCAGCATCTGCGCGGTGGCGTCCCAACCCAGGCAGCCATCGGTAATCGACACGCCGTACTGCAGCGCGCCCTTGCCCAGCGCCTGGCACCCCTCGAACAGGTGGCCCTCGATCATCATGCCGACGATCGAGCGGTCACCGGCCAGGCGTTGGCGCAGCACGTCCTCGAACACCGCCGGCTGGCGCGCCGGGTCCTTGCCGCTGTTGGCATGACTGCAATCGACCATGATTCGCGCCTCCAACCCAGCCTTGGCCAGCCCCTGGCGTGCCTGGGCGATGCTCTGGGCATCGTAGTTCGGGCCC
Coding sequences:
- a CDS encoding peptidylprolyl isomerase → MARATARHILVSSEDKCNELKAQIEAGADFAEVAKANSTCPSSRQGGDLGSFGPGQMVREFDTVVFSAPLNVVQGPVKTQFGYHLLEVTSRQD